The following are from one region of the Primulina eburnea isolate SZY01 chromosome 17, ASM2296580v1, whole genome shotgun sequence genome:
- the LOC140817882 gene encoding uncharacterized protein, whose protein sequence is MNQRNSPPPQLVIRHTTTTQILKQTTSLFYTNLLASLILSSLLLTFRSNVHSASHYLYSLIDKDPSFKSLLSRVDLLAPSRTHHHHHNNHHHHRRRGAFLHLSRVGTLDDDFFSGDSDFDRSLFHPSSNKFLPNATLVILSDFKPDYGFSNSIIDHGFSYPKIVRPGGVSFKPEFRKNVSFLEEEERRKFEGSRLDDGNAVVDMDFLIKGFELGRRDATSLFFLAGLLSAAYVYVVVAFIVTYTLVNGIIFLKVVDNLLGNSRSIFRTFWYGSNIGLKKLSGFILLKWAVRDAMAQLMGIFFFGEIEDQYVFFKVFLRMKFMPFANVAPWVLGHEWESAGFIVTWFFSDLMLGSIFAVDTWVAIVDSRMGGKEIVKEGCNMLMALFYPAFVIRWLEAIICGSIGRWLLRRMSGDVFTLIFQSSMEVYFMMAWLVFYFAARHKNDSSAGRTFGRRELDGLLDVGR, encoded by the coding sequence ATGAACCAACGCAATTCGCCGCCTCCGCAGCTCGTCATCCGCCACACCACCACCACCCAAATCCTGAAGCAAACGACGTCGTTGTTCTACACTAACCTCCTCGCTTCCCTCATCCTCTCCTCCCTCCTCCTCACATTCCGCTCCAACGTTCACAGCGCATCTCACTATCTGTACTCCCTTATTGACAAAGACCCGTCGTTCAAATCCCTGCTGTCCCGTGTCGATTTATTGGCACCCTCCCGgacccaccaccaccaccacaacaaccaccaccaccaccgtcGCCGCGGCGCCTTTCTCCACCTCTCGCGTGTCGGGACTCTGGACGATGATTTCTTCTCAGGTGATTCTGATTTTGACCGCTCCCTTTTCCATCCTTCCTCTAATAAGTTCCTCCCTAATGCGACTCTTGTGATTCTTTCTGACTTCAAACCCGATTACGGATTCTCTAACTCGATCATTGATCACGGATTTTCCTATCCCAAAATTGTTAGGCCTGGAGGTGTCAGTTTTAAGCCAGAATTCAGGAAAAACGTTTCGTTTTTGGAAGAAGAAGAGAGGAGGAAATTTGAAGGTAGCAGACTGGATGATGGTAATGCAGTTGTCGATATGGATTTCTTGATCAAGGGTTTTGAACTGGGGCGCCGTGACGCTACTTCCCTGTTCTTTTTAGCTGGGTTGCTATCAGCTGCTTATGTGTATGTCGTAGTGGCGTTTATAGTTACATATACTTTGGTGAATGGAATTATCTTCCTGAAAGTAGTGGATAATTTGCTGGGGAATTCCCGATCAATTTTTCGCACGTTTTGGTATGGGTCAAATATTGGGCTCAAGAAGCTTTCAGGGTTTATTCTCCTGAAATGGGCTGTGAGGGACGCCATGGCTCAGTTGAtgggaatatttttttttggggaGATAGAGGATCAATACGTGTTCTTTAAGGTTTTCTTGAGAATGAAGTTTATGCCATTTGCCAACGTGGCACCATGGGTACTAGGACACGAATGGGAGAGTGCTGGGTTTATTGTAACATGGTTCTTTAGTGACTTGATGTTGGGCTCTATTTTTGCAGTGGATACTTGGGTTGCGATAGTTGATTCAAGGATGGGTGGCAAAGAGATTGTGAAAGAAGGGTGCAATATGTTGATGGCATTGTTTTACCCTGCTTTTGTGATTAGATGGTTAGAAGCAATCATTTGTGGATCCATTGGGAGATGGTTGTTGAGAAGGATGTCTGGAGATGTTTTCACACTGATTTTTCAGTCATCGATGGAGGTTTATTTCATGATGGCTTGGCTTGTATTTTACTTTGCAGCAAGGCATAAAAATGATTCTTCGGCTGGACGGACATTTGGTCGAAGAGAATTGGATGGTCTGCTTGACGTTGGTAGATGA